One Dehalococcoidales bacterium genomic window carries:
- a CDS encoding helix-turn-helix domain-containing protein, with translation MPPRLLRVTEVAHLLHVHPNTVRFWTKIGVLKAYRVGRRREYRFNVADVETFLHRDGSSPT, from the coding sequence CTACTTAGAGTAACCGAAGTTGCCCACCTCCTCCACGTGCATCCCAATACCGTGAGATTCTGGACCAAGATTGGCGTACTCAAAGCCTACCGTGTCGGCCGCCGCCGGGAATACAGGTTTAACGTGGCGGATGTCGAGACCTTCCTGCACCGGGACGGCAGCTCCCCTACCTAA